TCCTTACAGTATGACCGAGTATCACAAGCTAACCAAAGTGTTCGTAAGAAACTTCATTAAACTTGAACTGCAAATAAGACTGCTTCTGGGCCTAGATCAATGTCCACAAACCACAACCTTGGTCCAAATCTCCCTATCCAGTTATTTCAGTGAGTGAAGtttgattttcagtttcatgtcaTCTGTAGCTGACTCTGCTCCAACTATGAGTTGTGTAGCCTTGATCAaggctttaatgccagcacttgggaggcagaggcagacagatctctgtgagttcaaggacagtgagaccctctctcaacaaacgaacaaataagaaaaaactgTATGATCCATGACGCCAGAAAGCATTTGTTCTTGGCCAACCATGGTCTAGACAGAAAAAAGTTCTCTGCCACTTGGGCAGGAAGCCAGCGTGGCTCTGACACACAGGCTGGGTAGTAACTTTCCCCACATGGCCCTCCCCAGAAGTGTCAAGCTGGACATCCTGAGCAGAGATGCTGAGCAGGTGGACTCCAGGTGGGGACGGCAGAGAGCACAGTCTTTGGCAGCAACTGGGAGCACCTGTCATGTCTCTATGTCTGCAAAGATGGGGGGCTCTGGAGCCAGCTGTCACTGGGGCTTTATTTACATGCCCAGGACCTGGCACAGGAAAAACCATACAGAGCACTAAATACATGTTTGCCGAATAGCTCCTGAATCAGGAAGGACCTGGTGGCACGTGGTGTGGGAACTGTTTTCTCATGGATGCTCTTGACAAGCACACCAGTGGGGAGCCCAGTGAAGGGCTCCTCTCCTACACAGCGACGGAAACGTCTCTTTTCAGCTGCTTTGGCAACTGATAGCAAAGATGTGATTATGACGATTGTGATAATAATGGTGATCTAACCATCACCATTTACCGGATGCACGGTGAGTATGAAGCATCCCTCTGGATTCTTTCTGGCTTGTAGTTCACTCCCATCATCTTAGCCAGCAGTTCTATTTCAGTCTCATTTTGTgagtgaggaaactgaggccaggcatggttAGATGGCTTCCTAAGGAGAGACATCCACAGGGgtgataaaatttgaaaatgagttgggatttagaaagaaacaaacagcagACCACCGGGATGAATAGGGAGAAATACCCTCAGCTCTCCTTTGATCCCTGAAGTTAGACTGGTGCTCGTGTGGGGGTAGGGAATCCATTAGATCCTGGCTGGGCCCAGAGCAGAATCATCAGCATCAGAGGCTGGGGTATGCCAGGTCTCTCTGGGAGGATGTAAGGGAAGGGTGCAGCTGCTCCCTAGGAGGTTAATCGTGAATAACTGATGTCCCAGCAGGCAGGTGTGAGCATTCATTGTGTGATTCACAGGTGTGGCAGTAACTGCACGTTTGTGGTAGTGAAGCCTTCTTTCGTGAGTACAGGTAGAGGAGACCAGATTTCTCAGTTACTCTAACCCTGAGGGTTCCATAGCCTTAATATGTGTATGGAACACAGAGGATGGTCTTTGACTGCCTCCCCAACCCTGAACCCGCCCCACCACCCTGCCCATTCAGTTTCCACACCATACAGTGAGCACTGCATTCAGAGACACAGCCTGAAATGAACCAGCAGGCCTTTAATAGGGATCACAGGATGTCATTCAGATCTGCCTGGCTTTCGCCCCACTAGGGAGAAGAGTCCTTCATTATTGGATGTGGTAGAAGAGTAATTTTGAGAAATCACCTCAAACTGCTCAATGGTGTAACCGGCCTCTTCCACAGCATCTCGAACAGTCTCCCATCCCAGGGGAAGGCTGGAAAACTTCTGCTCCCCAATCATGTAGTAGCTACTCTTCAGGGCATCTACCATCACCAGGAAGCCTCCTGGCTTGAGCAGACTGCCCAGGTTCCTGAGGGCAGTGCGATAGGCCGGGAGGTCAGGgcaggcagcatccaggcacagCGTGCTGAGCAAGCAgtcagcaggaggcagagagacccCACCCAGAGGCTGGCTCTGGGTCACATCACACTTTAGTACCTGCTTGATTGCACGCCTCAACTTCTCCTCCTTCTCAGGTCCCTTCATTCTGAAAAGCAGATTCAAACCAGAGTCACTTGCTGCTCTAGATACGGAGACCCCagatttctttgttcagatctgTTCAGAATGGTTCATACTGTGGACTCTTAAAGTCATCCTAGTCTGGTGTCTGCATATTACCTACAGTATGATCCAAAGCTGGGTAAAATTTCTTTATAGAGCAAATAATGGTTCGAATAATCACAACAATCCTATCTGCTTCTAAAACAAAGTACTACTCTCCATGAAatgatcttttatttttaaaattattagtaCTGTCCTTGACCTCTGTCAAACTGCAAGCTGGTAGCTCTTGACCCCCACACAGTAAACAATGGGGCATAAGTGCTGGCTGATTGTTGTTGCAGTAGTTATCTATTAATGATGGAATGGGATCTAGCAAAGACAGGTTTTGAAGCTGTTGATCACGGGGCCTGGGAATTGGGCCCACTTGACAAGAGTGCCTGCCTAACATGTACTacgtcctgggttccatccccagcatcataTAAATCGGGTGTGGCACTGTCTGTCTGCAATTCTAGCACATACTCGTGAGGTAGAGGTAGAGTCAGGGGGATCAGAAGCTGTCTACCTaatgagttcaagggcagtctggGCTATAAGAGCCTATGTGAGAGGCTGgcgcaaaaacaaacaaagaaaaaaaaaccctattgaTCATCTTATCACCCTGGCTGTAGGAGGAACtgtgcctcagcctctgcctaAATCCGGGTTGGGTAAGGGTGGGGGCACAGCCACtaaggcatctcctgcaggaggacctaattgaggactgcctgagagaccaaggattactggcacagacaatgccagccaattggGAACTGCTGTTTACAAGAGACGCTTGCTTGGGACCAGTGGGGTGtaggtggagggtattaaaggagcttgccacagtgttcagatgagcttgctgcggCTTTTCTCACATGCTCTGGGAGTCTGAGTCATTGACTCCGAGCCATCTCATCTCCAAtccccaagggcaggtagggtcgGGCAGTGAGAGTAGTCCAGGGCACATGCAGCACAGGGCAGGGTCTAGAACCACTTCCTTTCTCCTGGCTGCAGATAGCCATCTATTTCCTAACAAATCATTCTCTTGGCAGCCTCTTCAAGACACTTGTCTCTTTTTGCCAGATTAATAGAATTTCAGTTGATCaatggagaagagaaagcaggagatgAGGTCGTGTATGGTCCTATAGTTTACATTCGCAATGTCTCTCAAAGGCTGTTGTGTTAAAGGCTTGGTCACCAGCTCTTTCTATTGAGAGGTGGTGGGGCATTAGAAGGTGGAGCCTAGTGAGATGTACTTATGCGCATGCTCTCAAAGGAGATCGTAGAGCCTGGGTGTCCTCTCTTTCTTGAGAGAGCAAGTGACTTTTCTCCATTAGGTATTCCTACCATGATGCTCCACCAAACACGTATAAGCAACGTGAGACTGTGAGATAAACTAAGTCTTTCTCGTTGCAAATCAACCACCTCAGGTATTGGCTATAGAAAGGAAAAGCCGAGTGACATGCAGGATtcgtttttttgtgtgtgtgtgtgtg
This portion of the Mus musculus strain C57BL/6J chromosome 9, GRCm38.p6 C57BL/6J genome encodes:
- the Nnmt gene encoding nicotinamide N-methyltransferase isoform X1, producing the protein MESGFTSKDTYLSHFNPRDYLEKYYSFGSRHCAENEILRHLLKNLFKIFCLGAVKGELLIDIGSGPTIYQLLSACESFTEIIVSDYTDQNLWELQKWLKKEPGAFDWSPVVTYVCDLEGNRMKGPEKEEKLRRAIKQVLKCDVTQSQPLGGVSLPPADCLLSTLCLDAACPDLPAYRTALRNLGSLLKPGGFLVMVDALKSSYYMIGEQKFSSLPLGWETVRDAVEEAGYTIEQFEVISQNYSSTTSNNEGLFSLVGRKPGRSE